Proteins encoded by one window of Halosolutus gelatinilyticus:
- a CDS encoding TetR/AcrR family transcriptional regulator, protein MRGFSDEERDEIRDELVETARRLFEVHGFQKTTVEDVTEPVGIAESTFYRFFDTKSELYTEVLIRENEQLMDAIEGEVATANDPEEKLRRFLQTWAREFEERPLLIQTHQNPQETYLHIDESMFESAVDRFFDRFLPIMEDIQAQTDGFISNADPGTIVEVLGVIELIIAQRELYEEWGNTDYSEFQSALQTVLVRGLLAEP, encoded by the coding sequence ATGCGCGGCTTCAGCGACGAGGAACGCGACGAAATACGAGACGAACTCGTCGAGACGGCTCGACGGTTATTCGAGGTGCACGGATTTCAAAAGACCACGGTCGAGGACGTGACCGAACCCGTCGGGATCGCCGAGAGCACGTTTTATAGGTTTTTTGACACTAAGTCGGAGCTGTATACGGAAGTTCTCATCCGGGAGAACGAACAACTCATGGACGCGATCGAAGGGGAAGTCGCGACGGCGAACGATCCCGAGGAGAAGCTTCGACGGTTTCTGCAAACGTGGGCTCGCGAATTCGAAGAACGGCCCCTGCTGATACAGACGCACCAGAATCCCCAGGAGACGTATCTCCATATCGATGAATCGATGTTCGAGTCCGCTGTGGACAGATTTTTCGACCGCTTCCTCCCGATCATGGAGGACATCCAAGCGCAAACTGACGGCTTTATCTCGAATGCGGACCCGGGAACTATCGTAGAAGTGTTGGGAGTCATCGAACTGATAATAGCTCAGAGAGAGCTCTACGAAGAGTGGGGGAACACCGACTATTCCGAGTTCCAGAGTGCCCTGCAAACAGTATTAGTACGGGGTCTGCTAGCGGAACCGTAG